A window from Flavobacterium gyeonganense encodes these proteins:
- a CDS encoding TonB-dependent siderophore receptor: protein MKYILLFSLSFLSFAAYSQDYSNNDTASAINDTVKNKKGEVLNEVKITANKPKKPISAARSGIKVMDLPQSVQIVGSEVIEQQQAIRLSDVIKNANGVYVGSARGGAQESFWSRGYTMDTNNMFKNGFRYNTGSIPDVSGLERVEFLKGGSALLFGNVTPGGILNLVTKTPKFTEGGELSMQMGSYAFYKPSIDFYGPLNKSIAYRINASYENSESFRDYVKNDRIYFNPSLLFNLTEKTHITLQGDYLSADWTPDFGTGIVGKEILDLPRNQFFGALWSTGNTKSSSVSLILNHSFNDNWKLGFNSSFQSYRRTQTSTAQLSNLAYSTNSSTGEKEVLWKRGLTKADAGENIFGDQLNLQGIFNTGIIKHQIFTGVDYEYSTAPNYTFGFYDSAKPADLITTESKAINILNYDYNNQSLNVPFNNRITQLITTDTKRFGAFAQDLISITDYIKVLAGVRWSWQESEATTTKETIAKNDQGVNEIKIKYENAVPVAAAKALNRAFSPKAGLVVQPNKDMSLFASYSNSFTPNTGTTVNGEALDPSIIDQYEVGIKKDFWKGDLSTNVTAYMIENNNLAQTAQFLADGITQNANSNFKELVGATKGKGIEIDITARPVEGLNIMGGYSFNETKVSKSSGTNGSLVVGDILARTPKHTANLSFFYKLPYGLLKGLSFGAIANYVGDRTGGWNDDYLWTEIKPAPTNPNDPKYTITIRDRDIPLEGYATIDASVGYEWKKVSLLCKLSNLTDELNYTVHENYSTNPIAPRQVMVSLKYKL from the coding sequence ATGAAATATATTTTACTTTTCAGTTTATCATTTCTAAGTTTTGCTGCTTATAGTCAGGATTATTCAAATAACGATACTGCATCTGCTATTAATGATACTGTAAAAAACAAAAAGGGTGAAGTTCTCAATGAAGTTAAGATTACTGCAAATAAACCTAAAAAACCAATTTCTGCAGCTCGCTCAGGAATTAAGGTAATGGATTTACCACAAAGTGTTCAGATTGTTGGAAGTGAAGTTATCGAACAACAGCAGGCTATTCGTTTAAGTGACGTTATAAAAAATGCTAATGGCGTTTATGTAGGTTCAGCCCGTGGTGGTGCACAGGAATCTTTTTGGTCAAGAGGTTATACGATGGATACCAATAATATGTTTAAAAATGGATTTCGCTACAATACAGGATCTATTCCTGATGTATCAGGTTTAGAAAGAGTAGAATTTTTAAAAGGGGGATCAGCATTATTATTTGGAAATGTTACACCAGGAGGAATCTTAAACTTAGTTACCAAGACACCAAAATTTACAGAAGGCGGTGAATTATCCATGCAAATGGGAAGTTATGCTTTTTACAAACCATCGATCGATTTTTACGGTCCCTTAAATAAATCAATCGCTTATCGTATTAATGCTTCTTACGAAAATTCGGAAAGCTTTAGGGATTATGTGAAAAACGACCGTATTTATTTTAATCCTTCGCTCTTATTCAATCTTACGGAAAAAACTCATATTACATTACAAGGAGATTATCTAAGTGCCGACTGGACTCCTGATTTTGGAACCGGAATTGTTGGAAAAGAAATTTTAGATTTACCACGCAATCAGTTTTTCGGAGCACTTTGGTCAACCGGAAATACGAAGTCTTCAAGTGTGTCATTAATTCTTAATCACAGCTTTAATGATAATTGGAAATTAGGTTTTAATTCTTCTTTTCAGTCATATAGACGAACTCAGACATCAACAGCACAACTGTCTAATTTAGCCTATTCTACAAATAGTTCAACTGGTGAAAAAGAAGTTCTGTGGAAAAGAGGTTTAACAAAAGCTGATGCCGGAGAAAATATATTTGGAGACCAATTGAATCTTCAGGGAATCTTTAATACCGGAATAATTAAACATCAAATATTTACCGGGGTTGACTATGAATATTCTACAGCTCCAAATTATACTTTTGGTTTTTATGATTCTGCAAAACCTGCTGATCTTATAACTACAGAATCAAAAGCAATAAATATTTTAAACTACGATTATAACAATCAAAGTCTTAATGTACCTTTCAATAACAGGATAACACAACTTATAACTACAGATACCAAACGTTTTGGTGCCTTTGCACAAGATTTAATTTCGATCACAGATTATATTAAAGTTTTAGCGGGAGTTCGTTGGTCATGGCAGGAAAGTGAAGCTACTACAACCAAAGAAACAATTGCAAAAAATGATCAGGGCGTAAATGAAATTAAAATTAAATATGAAAATGCAGTGCCTGTAGCTGCAGCCAAAGCATTAAACAGAGCCTTTTCTCCAAAAGCAGGACTCGTTGTTCAGCCAAACAAAGACATGTCATTATTTGCCAGCTATTCAAATTCATTCACACCCAATACCGGAACTACTGTTAATGGTGAAGCTTTAGATCCTTCTATAATTGATCAGTATGAAGTAGGAATAAAGAAAGATTTCTGGAAAGGAGATTTAAGTACGAATGTGACGGCGTATATGATTGAGAATAACAATTTGGCTCAAACTGCACAATTTCTAGCTGATGGTATTACTCAAAATGCAAACAGTAATTTCAAAGAATTAGTAGGGGCAACAAAAGGAAAAGGTATTGAAATTGATATTACAGCAAGACCTGTTGAAGGTTTAAATATTATGGGAGGATATAGCTTTAATGAAACTAAAGTTTCAAAGTCATCAGGAACAAACGGAAGCCTTGTGGTAGGTGATATTTTAGCCAGAACTCCTAAGCACACAGCAAATTTGAGTTTTTTCTATAAATTACCTTACGGATTATTAAAAGGACTTTCTTTTGGCGCAATTGCTAATTATGTTGGAGACCGTACAGGAGGCTGGAATGATGATTACTTATGGACAGAAATTAAACCAGCACCTACTAATCCAAATGATCCTAAATATACAATTAC